The Halomonas sp. 7T genome contains a region encoding:
- a CDS encoding ISL3 family transposase, with the protein MTSLPDNILHLPEYHILDIKDEEHDLHFRLEAPGPVACEECGVEGEFVRFGKRDVAYRDLPLHGKRVTLWVVRRRYTCRACGKTFRPALPEMVDDRRMTRRLHSHVEKESFNHPYAYVADTTGLDEKTVREIFKKKAGVLAAWHHFETPRCLGIDELYLNRRYRCILTNLEERTLLDLLPGRQQDAVTRRLMNMADRHQVEIVSMDMWKPYRAAVKAVLPQARIVIDKFHVVRMANEALDKVRKGLRKELTANQRRTLKGDRKILLKRAHDVSDRERLIMETWTGAFPRLLAAYEHKERFYHIWDCTTRRDAEKALARWIDDIPQGQKEVWKDLVSAVSGWREEMLTYFETDIPITNAFTESINRLAKDKNRDGRGYSFEVMRARMLYTTKHKKKSPQTKESPFLGKATMTYSMGLPEPEKNFGVDLSTF; encoded by the coding sequence ATGACCAGCCTGCCCGATAACATCCTTCACCTTCCTGAGTACCATATCCTTGATATTAAGGATGAAGAGCACGACCTCCACTTCCGATTGGAAGCCCCTGGCCCAGTAGCCTGTGAGGAATGTGGCGTAGAGGGGGAGTTTGTCCGTTTCGGTAAGCGCGATGTTGCTTACCGAGACCTTCCCCTCCATGGCAAGCGGGTCACCCTGTGGGTGGTTCGCCGGCGCTATACTTGCCGGGCTTGCGGGAAGACGTTCCGGCCCGCCCTGCCGGAAATGGTGGATGACCGCCGCATGACGCGGAGGCTTCACAGCCATGTCGAGAAGGAGTCTTTCAACCACCCCTACGCCTACGTGGCCGATACCACGGGCCTCGACGAGAAGACCGTCCGCGAGATTTTCAAGAAGAAGGCCGGGGTCCTGGCGGCATGGCACCACTTCGAGACCCCCCGCTGCCTAGGGATCGACGAGCTGTACCTGAACCGCCGCTACCGCTGCATCCTGACCAACCTGGAGGAGCGCACCCTGTTGGACCTGTTGCCCGGTCGCCAGCAGGATGCGGTGACGAGGCGCCTTATGAACATGGCCGACCGCCACCAGGTCGAGATCGTCAGCATGGACATGTGGAAGCCCTACCGGGCTGCCGTCAAGGCGGTGCTGCCACAGGCCCGTATCGTGATCGATAAGTTCCACGTCGTGCGCATGGCCAACGAGGCGCTGGATAAGGTCCGCAAGGGACTCAGGAAGGAGCTGACGGCCAACCAGCGCCGAACTCTCAAGGGTGACCGGAAGATCCTGCTGAAGCGTGCTCACGACGTCTCAGATCGCGAGCGGCTCATCATGGAGACATGGACAGGGGCCTTCCCTCGGCTCCTTGCGGCCTACGAACACAAGGAACGGTTCTACCACATCTGGGACTGCACCACTCGTCGTGATGCCGAGAAGGCGCTGGCTCGCTGGATTGACGATATCCCGCAGGGGCAGAAGGAGGTCTGGAAGGATCTCGTCAGCGCCGTCAGCGGCTGGCGTGAGGAGATGCTGACCTACTTCGAGACTGACATCCCGATCACCAACGCCTTCACGGAGTCGATCAACCGGCTGGCCAAGGATAAGAACCGCGATGGCCGGGGTTATTCGTTCGAGGTGATGCGGGCCCGGATGCTCTACACCACCAAGCATAAGAAGAAGTCGCCGCAGACCAAGGAATCCCCGTTCCTAGGCAAGGCCACTATGACCTACAGCATGGGGCTCCCCGAGCCAGAGAAGAACTTCGGCGTCGATCTATCAACCTTCTGA
- a CDS encoding YgjV family protein, whose product MYEDYSTVAGQFFGLVSLVLCVLAFSSKQDDRLFVLLLSANVAFALQFMVLGSWTAAALSLLVIARIALARRYPGSKAVMAIILAVSGVASVLTWQSWADLPAIVAMVLGTVSMFLLRGIPMRVFLGLAALAWAFSHILVGSVGGTLAEALVLLTNAITIYRLYRMKQRYPEVVD is encoded by the coding sequence ATGTATGAAGATTATAGCACGGTGGCCGGTCAGTTTTTTGGTCTAGTGTCGCTGGTACTCTGCGTTCTGGCCTTTTCCAGCAAGCAGGATGATCGGCTATTCGTGCTACTGCTCTCCGCGAATGTCGCTTTTGCTTTACAGTTCATGGTTCTCGGGAGCTGGACGGCTGCAGCGCTGTCATTGCTGGTGATTGCTCGCATTGCACTTGCACGCCGCTACCCAGGCAGTAAAGCGGTAATGGCAATAATATTGGCGGTAAGTGGCGTGGCATCCGTTCTTACCTGGCAAAGCTGGGCAGACCTGCCCGCTATCGTAGCGATGGTGCTGGGTACGGTGAGCATGTTTCTGCTCCGAGGTATCCCCATGCGCGTCTTCCTGGGTCTGGCAGCATTAGCATGGGCATTCAGTCATATCCTGGTTGGCTCGGTGGGTGGGACGCTGGCTGAAGCTCTCGTACTCTTGACCAATGCAATTACCATTTATCGCCTCTACCGAATGAAACAGCGATACCCGGAAGTCGTCGATTAG